In one Gopherus evgoodei ecotype Sinaloan lineage chromosome 1, rGopEvg1_v1.p, whole genome shotgun sequence genomic region, the following are encoded:
- the CDX2 gene encoding homeobox protein CDX-2, translating into MYVSYLLDKEGPMYSSSVRHSGGLNLAAQNFVSAPQYPDYGGYHVAAAGLNLDSAQSPGPSWPSPYGAPLRDDWNGYGQGGPATAAASAVHGLNGGSPAAALAYSPADYHHHHHHPGPAPHAASGVMQQLNLGAPAAEQLSPGGQRRNLCEWMRKPTQPALGGQVKTRTKDKYRVVYTDHQRLELEKEFHYSRYITIRRKAELAATLGLSERQVKIWFQNRRAKERKINKKKLQQSQPGAVHSGSQALSPVSSLQGSTGPGPAGGVLGAAGVLAPSVTQ; encoded by the exons ATGTACGTGAGCTACCTATTGGATAAGGAGGGGCCCATGTACTCCAGCTCCGTGCGCCACTCGGGGGGGCTCAATCTGGCGGCGCAGAACTTTGTCAGCGCCCCGCAATACCCGGACTACGGAGGATACCATGTGGCCGCGGCCGGGCTGAACCTGGACAGCGCCCAGTCCCCGGGCCCCTCGTGGCCCTCTCCCTACGGCGCTCCGCTGCGGGATGACTGGAACGGCTACGGGCAGGGGGGGCCTGCCACTGCGGCGGCCAGCGCGGTGCATGGGCTGAACGGCGGCTCCCCCGCTGCGGCCCTGGCTTACAGCCCGGCTGactatcaccaccaccaccaccacccgggCCCGGCGCCCCACGCCGCCTCCGGGGTCATGCAGCAGCTCAACCTGGGCGCCCCGGCCGCAGAACAGCTCTCCCCTGGCGGCCAGCGGCGGAATCTGTGCGAGTGGATGAGGAAGCCGACACAGCCCGCCCTGGGCGGCCAGG TTAAAACCAGGACAAAAGATAAGTACCGCGTGGTGTACACGGACCACCAGCGGCTGGAACTGGAGAAGGAGTTTCATTACAGCCGGTATATAACAATCAGGAGGAAAGCAGAACTGGCCGCTACTCTGGGATTGTCAGAGAGACAG GTGAAAATCTGGTTCCAGAACAGGCGagcgaaagaaagaaagatcaacAAGAAGAAATTGCAGCAATCTCAGCCCGGCGCGGTGCATAGCGGCTCGCAAGCGTTGAGCCCAGTCTCCTCCCTCCAGGGATCAACGGGTCCTGGCCCAGCTGGAGGcgtcctgggagctgctggggtctTAGCGCCATCAGTGACCCAGTGA